Proteins from a single region of Flavobacterium sp. YJ01:
- a CDS encoding lysylphosphatidylglycerol synthase domain-containing protein, with translation MISIPHKAKQFLVLLVKLLIVAGAFYFIYNQLANNDKLDWNKFIVLFQKNQSVLGVGFILLLSVLNRYFEILKWQNLAKVIHKISVYEATKQVLAALTAGIFTPNGVGEYAGKALYYPKSEAKKVVFLNLICNGIQMILTVIFGIFGLLYFNAQFNVITTKTVLLLFGGFLLILIVLFSIKKIKVKGYSIEKLIHKINEIPKSVHQKNIFLGICRYLVFSHQYYFLFLGFDVDLPYLTLMAAITSVYFLASSLPTFQFLDFAVKGSVAIYFFGIIGVNEWIVIFISTLMWFLNVVLPVVLGSYFVLNFKTKIAE, from the coding sequence ATGATTTCAATTCCTCACAAAGCTAAGCAATTCCTTGTTCTTCTGGTCAAACTTTTGATTGTTGCAGGTGCATTTTATTTTATTTACAATCAGCTGGCAAATAACGATAAGTTGGACTGGAATAAGTTCATTGTTTTATTTCAAAAAAATCAATCGGTTTTAGGAGTTGGCTTTATTCTGCTTTTGAGTGTTTTGAATCGCTATTTCGAGATTTTAAAGTGGCAGAATTTGGCTAAAGTAATTCATAAAATATCGGTTTACGAAGCTACAAAGCAAGTTTTAGCGGCGTTAACGGCTGGAATCTTTACGCCAAATGGAGTAGGAGAGTACGCAGGAAAAGCTTTGTATTATCCGAAATCGGAAGCTAAAAAAGTCGTTTTTCTAAACTTAATCTGCAACGGAATCCAAATGATTTTAACCGTTATTTTCGGAATTTTCGGATTACTTTATTTTAATGCCCAATTTAATGTCATCACAACAAAAACAGTTTTACTATTATTTGGCGGTTTTTTACTCATTCTGATTGTTTTATTTTCAATCAAAAAAATAAAAGTTAAAGGATATTCGATTGAAAAACTGATTCATAAAATCAATGAAATTCCAAAATCGGTTCACCAGAAAAACATTTTTTTAGGAATCTGCCGTTATTTGGTTTTTTCGCATCAATATTACTTTTTGTTTTTAGGCTTTGATGTCGATTTGCCTTATTTAACTTTAATGGCGGCTATAACTTCTGTTTATTTTCTGGCTTCTTCATTGCCAACTTTTCAATTTTTAGATTTTGCAGTAAAAGGAAGCGTAGCTATTTATTTCTTCGGAATTATTGGCGTAAACGAATGGATTGTCATTTTTATAAGCACTTTAATGTGGTTTTTAAATGTTGTTTTACCCGTAGTTTTAGGAAGTTATTTTGTGCTGAATTTTAAAACCAAAATAGCAGAATGA
- the ruvC gene encoding crossover junction endodeoxyribonuclease RuvC, which translates to MTQERIILGIDPGTTIMGFGLIKVTNKKMEFLQLNELQLSKYDNHYQKLRIIFERTIELIETHCPDEIAIEAPFFGKNVQSMLKLGRAQGVAMAAGLSRGIPITEYEPKKIKMAITGNGNASKEQVAKMLQQLLGLKELPKNLDSTDGLAAAVCHHFNSGKIVAGKSYSGWDAFVKQNEDRVKK; encoded by the coding sequence TTGACACAAGAACGCATCATATTAGGTATTGATCCTGGAACCACAATTATGGGTTTTGGTTTGATTAAAGTAACCAATAAAAAAATGGAATTTCTGCAATTGAACGAATTGCAATTGTCCAAATACGATAATCATTACCAAAAACTAAGAATCATTTTTGAAAGAACCATCGAATTAATCGAAACGCATTGTCCAGACGAAATCGCGATTGAAGCGCCTTTCTTTGGCAAAAACGTACAATCGATGTTGAAATTAGGACGCGCTCAAGGTGTAGCAATGGCTGCGGGACTTTCTAGAGGAATTCCGATTACTGAATACGAACCTAAAAAAATAAAAATGGCAATTACCGGAAACGGAAATGCCAGTAAAGAACAGGTTGCTAAAATGCTGCAACAGCTTTTAGGTTTGAAAGAATTACCAAAAAATCTGGATTCTACAGATGGCTTGGCTGCTGCGGTTTGTCATCACTTTAATTCAGGGAAAATTGTTGCAGGAAAAAGTTATTCTGGTTGGGATGCTTTTGTGAAACAGAACGAAGATCGAGTTAAAAAATGA
- the hemW gene encoding radical SAM family heme chaperone HemW, which produces MSGIYIHIPFCKQACHYCDFHFSTSMKKKDEMVLALAKEIAVRKTEFTNEVVETIYFGGGTPSVLSNEEINFLISEVYKNYKVVENPEITLEANPDDLSAERILELSKSPINRLSIGIQSFYEEDLKMMNRAHNSTEAKKCLEEATKYFDNISLDLIYGIPGMSDEMWKQNIQTALDFGIPHISSYALTVEPKTALSKLIQTGKIAEPQDEVASNHFMILVEMLQKNGFIHYELSNFGKENYFSKNNSAYWLGKKYIGIGPSAHSYDGEKRGWNIANNSLYLKAIQNDELPIETETLTISDRYNEYIMTGLRTIWGVSLERIEKEFGSEYLNYLLEQSQKFLTDDLLSIENNILKPTPKGKFLTDGIASDLFYLDSEV; this is translated from the coding sequence ATGTCGGGGATTTACATTCACATACCGTTTTGCAAGCAGGCTTGTCATTATTGCGACTTTCATTTTTCTACTTCGATGAAGAAAAAGGATGAAATGGTTTTGGCTTTGGCTAAAGAAATCGCCGTTCGTAAAACTGAGTTTACAAATGAGGTTGTAGAAACCATTTATTTTGGTGGCGGAACTCCTTCGGTATTATCAAATGAAGAAATAAACTTTTTAATTTCCGAAGTTTATAAAAATTATAAAGTTGTAGAAAACCCAGAAATTACACTTGAAGCCAATCCTGATGATTTGTCTGCTGAACGAATTCTGGAATTATCTAAAAGTCCGATAAACAGATTAAGTATCGGAATTCAGTCTTTTTATGAAGAAGATTTGAAGATGATGAATCGCGCTCATAATTCGACAGAAGCCAAAAAATGTTTAGAAGAAGCGACAAAGTATTTTGATAATATTTCGCTCGATTTGATTTACGGAATTCCTGGAATGAGCGATGAAATGTGGAAACAAAACATTCAGACTGCTTTAGATTTTGGCATTCCGCATATTTCGAGTTATGCTTTGACGGTTGAACCAAAAACGGCTTTAAGCAAATTAATTCAGACAGGGAAAATTGCTGAACCTCAAGACGAAGTCGCTTCAAATCATTTTATGATTTTGGTTGAAATGCTTCAAAAAAACGGTTTTATTCACTACGAATTATCCAATTTTGGAAAGGAGAATTATTTCTCTAAAAACAATTCGGCTTATTGGTTAGGCAAAAAATATATAGGAATCGGACCTTCTGCTCATAGTTATGACGGCGAAAAAAGAGGCTGGAATATTGCGAATAACTCTTTGTATTTAAAAGCGATTCAAAACGATGAACTTCCTATTGAAACGGAAACTCTAACTATTTCAGATCGTTACAATGAATATATTATGACAGGTTTACGAACGATTTGGGGTGTTTCTTTAGAAAGAATTGAAAAAGAATTTGGTTCAGAATATTTGAATTATTTATTAGAACAATCTCAAAAATTCTTAACCGACGATTTGCTTTCGATAGAAAACAACATTCTAAAACCAACTCCAAAAGGAAAATTTTTAACGGATGGAATTGCTTCAGATTTATTTTATTTAGATTCTGAGGTTTAA
- a CDS encoding GxxExxY protein — protein MTENDLSRIVFNSALKVHQTLGPGLLESAYEECLFYELKKLNLIVEKQKALPLIYEEVKLDVGYRLDILVENKLILEIKAVDCLNEVHLAQLLTYLKLTNCKLGLLINFNVSLIKNEIKRVANNL, from the coding sequence ATGACAGAGAATGATTTATCTCGAATTGTATTTAATTCTGCTTTGAAAGTTCATCAAACTTTAGGTCCAGGACTTTTAGAAAGCGCTTATGAAGAATGTTTATTTTATGAGTTAAAGAAACTTAACTTAATAGTTGAAAAACAAAAGGCTTTACCTCTAATTTACGAAGAAGTAAAATTAGATGTTGGTTATCGATTAGATATTTTAGTAGAAAATAAACTAATTTTGGAAATAAAAGCAGTCGATTGTTTAAATGAAGTTCACCTTGCACAACTATTGACTTATTTAAAATTAACAAATTGCAAATTAGGTTTATTAATAAATTTCAATGTTTCTCTAATAAAAAACGAAATTAAAAGAGTGGCAAATAATCTTTAA
- a CDS encoding cyclase family protein, with protein sequence MIAKINNFEIDLSKPIDISIPLTNTDENPIAWYIEKPVIEPVVFGDWIGKVSEGKSSTNFNNIFFNPHGHGTHTECLGHITNDFYSINQSLKQFFFFAKLITVEPEKIGDDFVITKESISTSLNVTSPEGASPEASGSLSVTNEALIIRTLPNQNEKKSRKYSNTNPPYLSEEAAIFIRESEIQHLLIDLPSVDKEHDEGKLLAHKAFWNVKDTHNLNSDARLNATITEMIYVSDEIEDGNYILNIQIASFENDASPSKPILYKI encoded by the coding sequence ATGATAGCAAAAATCAACAACTTCGAAATCGACTTATCAAAACCCATTGATATCTCTATTCCATTAACCAATACAGACGAAAACCCAATTGCTTGGTATATCGAAAAACCAGTTATTGAACCGGTAGTTTTTGGCGATTGGATTGGGAAAGTTTCAGAAGGAAAATCGTCTACAAATTTTAATAATATTTTCTTCAATCCGCATGGGCATGGAACGCATACGGAATGTTTGGGGCATATTACGAATGATTTTTACAGCATTAATCAATCGTTGAAACAGTTTTTCTTTTTTGCTAAATTGATTACGGTTGAACCTGAGAAAATTGGAGATGATTTTGTGATTACGAAAGAAAGCATTTCGACTTCGCTCAATGTGACATCGCCTGAGGGCGCTTCTCCTGAGGCTTCGGGATCGCTCAGCGTGACAAACGAAGCCTTAATAATTCGGACTCTTCCAAACCAAAACGAAAAAAAATCAAGAAAATATTCCAATACCAATCCACCATATTTGTCTGAAGAAGCTGCGATTTTCATCCGCGAAAGCGAAATTCAGCATCTGCTAATCGATCTTCCAAGTGTTGACAAAGAACATGACGAAGGAAAATTATTGGCGCATAAGGCATTTTGGAATGTAAAAGACACGCATAATCTAAATTCTGACGCAAGATTAAATGCCACAATTACCGAAATGATTTATGTTTCAGACGAAATTGAAGATGGAAATTATATACTAAATATTCAAATCGCTTCGTTTGAAAATGACGCAAGTCCGAGCAAACCAATTTTATATAAGATTTAA
- a CDS encoding GNAT family N-acetyltransferase: MISVSIDKTKLDVPFIQNFLKDIYWAAGRTIEEVQRTIDASVCFGIYLDDKQIGFARVITDYVVFAYLMDVLIDEEYRGKGYSSILIDAMMNEPQLQEVKIWRLATTDAHFLYEKFGFTKLNHPEKMMEKIIK, encoded by the coding sequence ATGATTAGTGTTTCTATAGATAAAACAAAACTTGACGTTCCGTTTATACAAAACTTCCTTAAAGACATTTATTGGGCTGCGGGACGAACTATTGAAGAAGTTCAACGCACTATTGATGCTTCGGTTTGCTTTGGCATTTATTTGGATGACAAACAAATTGGATTTGCGCGCGTTATAACCGATTATGTTGTTTTTGCTTATTTAATGGATGTTTTAATTGATGAAGAATATCGCGGAAAAGGTTATTCATCGATTTTAATTGATGCCATGATGAACGAGCCCCAATTACAAGAAGTAAAAATTTGGAGATTGGCCACAACTGATGCTCACTTTTTATATGAGAAATTTGGATTTACAAAACTGAATCATCCTGAAAAGATGATGGAAAAAATAATCAAATGA
- a CDS encoding DUF4260 domain-containing protein, with product MKTVLKLEEVALFILGIFLFNRLNYDWWWFLALILAPDLSMIGYAFGNKTGAFLYNIFHHKGIALLIYAIGCYLSIESIQLAGIILFSHSAMDRIFGYGLKYEKGFKYTHLGEIGK from the coding sequence ATGAAAACTGTCTTAAAACTTGAGGAAGTCGCTTTATTTATTCTCGGAATATTTCTTTTTAACCGTTTAAATTATGATTGGTGGTGGTTTTTAGCTTTAATTTTAGCTCCAGATTTATCTATGATTGGATATGCTTTTGGCAATAAAACTGGTGCATTCTTATACAATATATTTCATCATAAAGGAATCGCACTTTTAATTTATGCAATTGGATGTTATTTAAGCATTGAAAGCATTCAATTAGCTGGAATTATTTTATTTTCACATTCGGCAATGGATCGTATTTTTGGATACGGTCTTAAATATGAAAAAGGTTTTAAATACACGCATTTAGGTGAAATTGGTAAATAA
- a CDS encoding MmcQ/YjbR family DNA-binding protein, which yields MNLETFYEYCLSKKGVSEHFPFDEDTLVFKVGGKMFALSSLSQWEKNEQSVNLKCDPERAQELRAEYDEIQPGFHMSKVHWNTVALNGNLPAKFVKELIDHSYELVFKSLTKKIQNEIIEIEN from the coding sequence ATGAATTTAGAAACGTTTTACGAATATTGTCTTTCTAAAAAAGGTGTTAGCGAACATTTCCCTTTTGATGAAGATACTTTAGTTTTTAAAGTGGGCGGCAAAATGTTTGCTTTATCTTCTCTATCGCAATGGGAAAAAAACGAACAATCGGTGAACTTAAAATGCGATCCAGAGCGCGCACAAGAACTGAGAGCAGAATATGACGAAATTCAACCCGGATTTCATATGAGCAAAGTGCATTGGAATACGGTTGCATTAAACGGAAATTTACCTGCGAAATTTGTCAAAGAATTGATAGATCATTCTTATGAATTGGTTTTCAAAAGTTTGACAAAGAAAATTCAGAATGAAATTATCGAAATAGAAAATTAG
- a CDS encoding PH domain-containing protein: MKEQFKKFLNEEQDPKAIEKITSKLNDLLMKGEEVGYIAVQKKPAITVFPDSIVLTNKRIIICKPKNLGLSMDFTDYTWDDIASTFVKENILGSEFSFGTKTDLAVSIDYIPKIQARKIYTYAKEQLDLLKNPVQTATPIQEIVEEAEPEFEEEIEEVETEEVTSFAEILPAAPAVTETYEPLPTQPTGERKLSDLSKEELFDKLQNYKKLLDNGLIMQGEYDAYKKEILSYM; the protein is encoded by the coding sequence ATGAAAGAACAATTTAAAAAATTTCTGAACGAAGAACAAGATCCAAAAGCGATTGAAAAAATCACTTCGAAACTAAACGATTTATTGATGAAAGGTGAAGAAGTTGGGTACATCGCAGTTCAAAAAAAACCTGCAATTACTGTTTTTCCAGACAGCATTGTATTAACAAACAAACGTATTATTATCTGTAAACCTAAAAATTTAGGTCTTTCGATGGATTTCACAGATTATACTTGGGATGATATTGCGAGCACTTTTGTAAAAGAGAATATTTTAGGTTCTGAATTTTCATTTGGAACAAAAACTGATTTAGCTGTTTCTATCGATTATATTCCGAAAATTCAGGCTAGAAAAATCTATACTTACGCTAAAGAACAATTAGATTTATTAAAAAATCCTGTTCAAACTGCAACACCGATTCAGGAAATTGTTGAAGAAGCAGAACCAGAATTTGAAGAAGAAATCGAAGAAGTTGAAACAGAAGAAGTAACAAGCTTTGCTGAAATTTTGCCAGCTGCGCCAGCTGTTACAGAAACTTACGAACCGCTTCCGACTCAACCAACTGGAGAGCGTAAATTAAGTGATTTATCTAAAGAAGAACTTTTTGATAAATTACAGAATTACAAAAAACTTCTTGACAATGGTTTAATCATGCAAGGAGAATATGATGCTTACAAAAAAGAGATTTTAAGCTACATGTAG
- a CDS encoding DUF4407 domain-containing protein, with product MLKQFFILCSGVDRDLLKDCSEGEQTKYVGIGATVFFTAVMAFLASAYALFTVFDSIYPALIFGFVWSLLIFNLDRFIVSTIKKRDRFMDEFLQATPRIILAVIIAIVISKPLEIKIFEKEINTVLLKEKNEMELANKKQIGTYFKTDLDKNKAEIAALKADIVKKEKEVNDLYSVYITEAEGTAGTKKLGKGPVYKEKREKHDAALKEFETLKKANEAKIAEKEKAGVQLQADLDKKVSQTQPIIEGFDGLMARINALNKLPWLPSFFIMLLFLAIETSPIIAKLLAPKGEFDFKQEEAETAMKATLSQNKYQRELLIKTSAEMHDKVYADIAEDKGLFDLQRKNAKELLELQSHKFVEKQKATL from the coding sequence ATGTTAAAACAATTTTTTATCCTATGTTCGGGAGTCGACCGTGATCTCCTAAAAGACTGCTCAGAAGGCGAACAAACCAAATATGTTGGTATTGGAGCCACAGTATTTTTTACAGCAGTTATGGCTTTCTTAGCCAGTGCTTATGCGCTTTTTACCGTTTTCGATTCTATTTATCCCGCTCTAATTTTCGGATTTGTTTGGAGTTTGCTAATTTTTAATCTAGACCGTTTTATCGTTTCTACGATTAAGAAAAGAGATCGTTTTATGGACGAATTTCTGCAAGCAACACCTCGTATTATATTGGCGGTTATTATTGCGATTGTAATTTCTAAACCTTTAGAGATTAAAATTTTCGAAAAAGAAATCAATACTGTTTTGTTGAAAGAGAAAAACGAAATGGAATTGGCGAATAAAAAGCAAATCGGAACGTATTTCAAAACAGATTTAGATAAAAATAAAGCCGAAATTGCCGCTTTAAAAGCTGATATTGTAAAGAAAGAAAAAGAAGTAAACGATTTGTATTCTGTTTATATTACTGAAGCCGAAGGAACTGCTGGAACCAAAAAACTTGGAAAAGGTCCAGTTTATAAAGAAAAACGCGAGAAACACGACGCAGCTTTAAAAGAATTCGAAACGCTAAAAAAAGCCAACGAAGCCAAAATTGCCGAAAAAGAAAAAGCAGGCGTACAGCTTCAAGCCGATTTAGACAAAAAAGTTTCGCAAACCCAACCAATCATCGAAGGTTTTGACGGATTAATGGCGCGTATCAATGCGTTAAACAAATTGCCTTGGTTGCCTTCATTTTTCATTATGCTTTTGTTTCTTGCAATTGAAACTTCGCCAATTATTGCCAAATTATTAGCTCCAAAAGGTGAATTCGATTTCAAACAAGAAGAAGCTGAAACGGCAATGAAAGCTACTTTATCGCAAAATAAATACCAACGCGAGTTATTGATTAAAACCAGCGCCGAAATGCACGATAAAGTCTACGCAGATATTGCAGAAGATAAAGGTTTATTCGATTTACAGCGAAAGAATGCAAAAGAATTATTGGAGTTGCAATCTCATAAATTTGTAGAAAAACAAAAAGCGACGCTTTAG
- a CDS encoding TonB-dependent receptor, which yields MKKFYLLTAFFLFAFTGFAQKGIISGKILDADDKLPLPGAMVQIVGEKKYTVSDYNGRFELLNINEGTYKVEVKYIGYTTLTQEIKVEQGKNNVIDFALKASENELKEVVVGDILKGQAKALNQQKNNKNIGNVISSDQMGRFPDANVGDALKRVPGITMQNDQGEARNIIIRGLAPSLNSVTLNGDRIPSAEGDNRNVQMDLIPSDMISTIEVNKTLTSDMDADAIGGSVNLITRATPNGERISATLAGGYLPIRDHASYTAGFVYGNRFIDNKLGVVVSGSYNNVDYGSDNIENEWVKDDFGNEYLQASEIRKYDVQRIRRSGSIALDYKFNENNTIFANAIYNWRDDRENRFRTTYDDIEPIYNGEEITGFEGRVKRQTKGGLDNNRNKNRRLEDQRVQNYSLRGEHLINSTLDLDWSANYAKAREYRPGERYIEYRQKGLDVFENLTDPRFPLVTTTGEALDQFEFDSVTENTDETSESEFGAKVNIRFPFSVIAGEKGRLRTGLRLRLKEKERNNMFYSYTPLNNDMELLSQVPTSYFDGQGFNPGSQYVPGTFASANYLGGLDLNNASLFEKETDPAEYLAVNYNAKERISAAYVRWDQDFNDKLSMVMGVRVENTHIDYTGNRVLDEEELESKINNTNSYTNVLPSISFQYNATKDLILRAAATTALARPNYYALAPYVNNIAADKEITAGNPGLKATYAYNYDFMAENYFKSVGLISGGVFYKRLNDFIYNYSDNQYTDAKFAADFPNQSNPIPAGENWSFLQSRNGDNVNVYGFEVALQRQLDFLPGKFLKGFGIYLNYTYTKSKASGIADEDGNERNNISLPGTAPHMFNGSLSWENKRFSARISTNFTSDYLDELGSESYKDSFYDKQFFLDANASYKITKQLRVFAEANNLTNQPLRYYQGVAAHTKQAEYYQARYNLGLKLDL from the coding sequence ATGAAAAAATTTTATTTATTAACCGCATTCTTTTTATTCGCCTTTACAGGTTTTGCTCAAAAAGGGATTATATCTGGAAAGATATTAGATGCCGATGACAAACTTCCTCTGCCTGGAGCTATGGTTCAAATTGTAGGAGAAAAAAAATATACCGTTTCTGACTATAACGGTCGTTTTGAATTATTAAATATTAATGAAGGAACTTACAAAGTTGAAGTAAAATATATTGGATATACTACTTTAACTCAAGAAATAAAAGTTGAACAGGGAAAAAACAACGTAATTGATTTTGCCTTGAAAGCTTCTGAAAATGAATTGAAAGAAGTTGTTGTTGGAGACATCTTAAAAGGTCAAGCAAAAGCTTTGAATCAGCAAAAAAACAATAAAAATATCGGAAACGTAATCTCTTCTGATCAAATGGGACGTTTTCCCGATGCGAACGTGGGAGATGCTTTGAAACGTGTTCCTGGTATTACAATGCAGAACGACCAAGGTGAAGCTCGTAACATTATTATTAGAGGTTTGGCTCCGTCTTTAAACTCTGTTACTTTAAATGGTGACAGAATTCCGTCTGCGGAAGGAGATAACAGAAACGTACAAATGGATTTAATTCCGTCTGATATGATTTCTACAATCGAAGTAAACAAAACACTTACTTCTGACATGGATGCTGATGCGATTGGAGGTTCTGTAAACTTGATTACAAGAGCAACTCCAAACGGAGAAAGAATTTCTGCAACTCTTGCTGGAGGATATTTGCCAATTCGCGATCACGCTTCTTATACAGCTGGCTTTGTTTATGGTAATCGTTTTATTGACAACAAACTTGGAGTTGTTGTGAGTGGTTCTTATAATAATGTAGATTACGGTTCTGATAACATCGAAAACGAATGGGTAAAAGATGATTTCGGAAATGAATATTTACAAGCTTCAGAAATTAGAAAATATGATGTACAGCGTATTCGTCGAAGCGGATCTATTGCTTTAGATTATAAATTCAATGAAAACAATACGATTTTTGCTAATGCCATCTACAATTGGAGAGATGATAGAGAAAATCGTTTCAGAACGACTTACGATGATATCGAGCCTATTTACAATGGTGAAGAAATCACAGGTTTTGAAGGTCGTGTAAAACGTCAGACAAAAGGTGGTTTGGATAACAACAGAAACAAAAACAGAAGATTAGAAGATCAAAGAGTTCAGAATTATTCTCTTCGCGGTGAGCACTTAATCAACTCTACTTTAGATTTAGATTGGTCTGCAAACTATGCAAAAGCTAGAGAATACCGTCCAGGTGAACGTTATATCGAATACCGTCAAAAAGGTCTTGATGTTTTTGAAAACTTAACAGATCCAAGATTTCCATTAGTTACTACAACTGGAGAAGCTCTTGATCAATTCGAATTTGATTCAGTTACAGAAAACACAGACGAAACTAGCGAAAGTGAATTTGGAGCTAAAGTAAACATCCGTTTCCCATTTTCAGTTATTGCTGGAGAAAAAGGAAGATTGAGAACTGGTCTTAGACTTCGTTTGAAAGAAAAAGAAAGAAACAACATGTTTTATTCTTATACTCCATTAAACAATGATATGGAATTGTTATCACAAGTTCCAACAAGTTATTTTGACGGACAAGGTTTTAACCCGGGAAGCCAATATGTACCGGGAACTTTTGCTTCGGCAAATTATTTAGGAGGTTTAGATTTAAACAACGCTTCTTTATTTGAAAAAGAAACAGATCCAGCTGAATATTTAGCAGTAAACTACAATGCTAAAGAAAGAATTTCTGCTGCTTATGTAAGATGGGATCAAGATTTTAATGACAAACTTTCAATGGTAATGGGAGTTCGTGTTGAGAATACGCATATTGATTATACAGGAAACCGTGTATTAGACGAGGAAGAATTAGAAAGCAAAATCAACAATACAAACTCATACACAAATGTATTGCCAAGTATTTCATTCCAATACAACGCTACAAAGGATTTAATTTTAAGAGCTGCAGCAACAACAGCTTTGGCTAGACCAAACTATTATGCACTTGCGCCTTATGTAAACAATATTGCTGCAGATAAAGAAATTACAGCTGGAAATCCAGGCCTTAAAGCTACATACGCATACAACTACGATTTTATGGCAGAGAACTATTTCAAATCTGTTGGTTTAATTTCTGGAGGTGTTTTCTACAAAAGATTAAATGATTTCATTTACAACTACAGCGACAATCAATATACTGATGCAAAATTTGCCGCAGATTTTCCAAACCAATCAAATCCAATTCCAGCGGGAGAAAACTGGTCTTTCTTACAATCAAGAAACGGAGACAATGTAAATGTTTACGGATTTGAGGTTGCTTTACAACGTCAGTTAGATTTCTTGCCTGGTAAATTCTTAAAAGGTTTTGGTATCTACTTGAACTATACTTACACAAAATCTAAAGCAAGCGGAATTGCCGATGAAGATGGAAATGAAAGAAACAACATTAGTCTTCCAGGTACTGCACCACACATGTTTAACGGATCTTTATCTTGGGAAAACAAACGTTTTTCTGCAAGAATCTCTACAAACTTTACATCTGATTACTTAGATGAATTAGGTTCTGAATCTTATAAAGATAGTTTTTATGACAAGCAATTTTTCTTAGATGCAAATGCTTCTTATAAAATTACAAAACAATTACGAGTTTTTGCTGAAGCTAACAACTTAACAAACCAACCGTTACGTTATTACCAAGGAGTTGCAGCACATACAAAACAAGCTGAATATTACCAAGCTCGTTACAACTTAGGATTGAAATTAGACTTGTAA
- a CDS encoding phytase produces MKNKSLVALLLLSISFTACKDDKLAPIQPNAVKPTAVTEALPHDTDDPSIWINPTDATKSIIVGTDKDTDGGLYAFDLNGKILKKSITLKRPNNVDIAYGLIIDGKKVDVAVTTEREENKIRIFSLPDLEPIDNGGIPVFEGEAQRDPMGIALYTRKTDGKIFAIVGRKTGPSGSYLWQYELSGNGKFAAAKVVRKFGNYSGKKEIEAIAVDNELGTVLYCDEQFGIRKYNADPALNDNKELALFGQKDFKADNEGIAIYKKTDSTGYILVSNQQANTFMVYPREGAKGNPNSYPLLAEIPTSTIECDGADVTSLNLGGAYKNGLFVAMSNGMTFHYYAWDLIQKRIDEAKK; encoded by the coding sequence ATGAAAAATAAATCATTAGTTGCTCTTTTACTTTTAAGTATTTCTTTTACAGCTTGTAAAGATGATAAATTAGCGCCAATTCAGCCAAATGCAGTTAAACCAACAGCTGTTACAGAAGCTTTACCTCACGATACAGACGATCCTTCAATTTGGATTAACCCAACTGATGCTACAAAAAGCATAATTGTTGGAACAGACAAAGACACAGACGGCGGTTTGTATGCTTTTGATTTGAATGGAAAAATCCTTAAAAAATCAATTACCTTAAAACGTCCAAACAATGTTGATATCGCTTATGGATTGATTATTGACGGAAAAAAAGTAGACGTTGCGGTAACTACAGAACGTGAAGAAAATAAAATCAGAATTTTTAGTTTACCTGATTTAGAACCAATTGATAACGGCGGAATTCCTGTTTTTGAAGGAGAAGCACAACGCGATCCAATGGGAATTGCCTTGTATACGCGTAAAACTGACGGAAAGATTTTTGCTATTGTTGGAAGAAAAACTGGGCCTTCTGGAAGTTATTTATGGCAATATGAACTTTCTGGAAACGGAAAATTTGCTGCAGCAAAAGTCGTTCGTAAATTCGGTAATTACAGCGGTAAAAAAGAAATCGAAGCCATTGCCGTGGACAACGAATTAGGAACTGTTTTATATTGCGACGAACAATTTGGAATTAGAAAATACAATGCAGATCCAGCTTTAAACGATAATAAAGAATTGGCTCTTTTCGGGCAAAAAGATTTTAAAGCAGATAATGAAGGAATTGCAATCTACAAGAAAACAGATTCTACAGGATATATTTTAGTATCAAATCAGCAGGCAAATACTTTTATGGTTTACCCGAGAGAAGGCGCAAAAGGAAATCCAAACAGTTATCCTTTATTGGCTGAAATTCCAACTTCTACTATCGAATGTGACGGTGCAGATGTAACAAGTCTAAACTTAGGCGGAGCTTATAAAAACGGGCTTTTCGTAGCGATGAGCAACGGAATGACATTCCATTATTATGCTTGGGATTTAATACAAAAACGTATTGACGAAGCGAAAAAGTAA